A stretch of the Chlorobiota bacterium genome encodes the following:
- the tal gene encoding transaldolase — protein sequence MNPLELILNQGQSIWYDFISRDFISSGKMAEYVAKGIRGMTSNPSIFEKAVASGNEYDSQITELYSQGKTTSEVATGIMIDDIKSACDILKGVYDSSNKSDGFISLEVNPKLAFDTTGTINEAEKLWSMINKPNLMIKIPATKEGLPAITKTISKGINVNVTLMFSLQQYIDVSNAYINGLEERLSNGGDISNINSVASVFVSRIDGMIDSQLDNIGSIEALNLKGKAAIANTQIIYQHYQNLFSSDRWNKIANECGKPQRPLWASTSTKDPSYPDLMYVDNLIAPNTVNTVPPETLVGILDHADTSKNIFSAIGSADEVLKNLSEVGIDINLVMQNLLEDGVSKFIVSFDGLFDKLESKRNQSNNSNI from the coding sequence ATGAATCCTCTAGAATTAATTCTAAATCAAGGTCAATCAATTTGGTATGACTTTATCAGTAGAGATTTTATTTCATCTGGTAAAATGGCAGAATATGTTGCCAAAGGTATTAGAGGCATGACCTCAAATCCAAGCATTTTTGAAAAGGCAGTGGCAAGTGGTAATGAATATGATTCTCAAATAACGGAACTTTATTCTCAAGGTAAAACTACATCTGAAGTTGCTACAGGAATAATGATTGATGATATTAAGTCTGCATGTGATATACTCAAAGGGGTTTATGATTCATCAAATAAAAGTGATGGATTTATTTCATTAGAAGTTAACCCTAAATTAGCTTTTGATACTACAGGCACAATAAATGAAGCAGAAAAACTTTGGTCTATGATTAATAAACCAAATTTAATGATTAAAATTCCTGCAACTAAAGAAGGTTTACCTGCAATCACAAAAACCATTTCAAAAGGGATTAACGTGAATGTAACCTTGATGTTTTCATTACAACAATATATAGATGTTTCAAATGCTTATATCAATGGCTTAGAGGAAAGATTATCTAATGGAGGTGATATTTCAAATATCAATTCTGTTGCTAGTGTTTTTGTAAGTAGAATTGATGGAATGATAGATTCACAACTTGATAATATAGGTTCAATTGAAGCGTTAAATTTAAAGGGAAAAGCAGCAATTGCCAACACACAAATTATTTATCAACACTATCAAAATTTGTTTTCAAGTGACAGATGGAATAAGATTGCTAATGAATGTGGAAAGCCACAAAGACCACTTTGGGCTAGTACATCAACAAAAGATCCATCTTACCCAGATTTAATGTATGTAGATAATCTAATTGCACCAAACACTGTAAATACAGTTCCACCTGAAACTCTTGTTGGTATTCTAGATCATGCTGATACTTCAAAAAATATTTTCTCAGCAATTGGTTCTGCTGATGAAGTATTAAAAAATCTTTCAGAAGTTGGGATTGATATTAATTTAGTAATGCAAAATTTACTCGAAGATGGGGTAAGTAAGTTTATTGTTTCATTTGATGGGTTGTTTGACAAATTAGAATCTAAAAGAAATCAATCAAACAATTCTAATATTTAG
- a CDS encoding glutaredoxin family protein: MPSIFSKLLYFFKSPKIIPNVLVLSKIDCHLCDEAIDTILKVKSKHKFNLEIIKINIGDNWYESYWDKIPVIFIHKRLAFKYRLTENEFIKKLNAKY, encoded by the coding sequence ATGCCTAGTATTTTTTCAAAATTGTTGTATTTTTTTAAAAGTCCTAAAATAATACCTAATGTATTAGTTCTTTCAAAAATTGACTGCCATTTATGTGATGAAGCAATAGATACAATTCTTAAGGTAAAATCAAAACATAAATTTAATTTAGAAATTATTAAAATCAATATAGGTGATAATTGGTATGAATCTTATTGGGATAAAATCCCTGTAATTTTTATACATAAAAGATTAGCATTCAAATATAGATTAACTGAAAATGAATTTATAAAAAAATTAAATGCTAAATATTAG
- a CDS encoding PASTA domain-containing protein yields MNFSGEPNKPRTSNIISSVSRNTTNNLGQGNLNNKKRFSKWKIILFAFLAILLGFGAIVLLDKVIMPWYVKLGAVAQVPNVLGIKYEEAEDKLVKLGFEVKKSEPRFDARSPAGTVVMQLPYAGSQTKQGRRIYLTVSRGENLEFVPNLIGLELRQARINLIRVGMDVGEIVYEFCDTIEPGKVSGQSMQPTAMARPGTKVDMMISRGKSVAQTMMPSLIGVNIDDARAKLAIAGLSLGKISYKETESYEANLIIAQSLSAYTSVAQYSYVNVTVAVKPGSLLKDTAKVKELLDENKSINQSGFGNNNNNLSTTINVDKKIQLGNTSLNNNGKLKNVKDKLPERMVKDLSSITKQKSSNSKPITQTKVSNDKSNNVPKTPLNAKNVHNSTSFVNNKNVVKTTNDLKTNGSLSNQNVNSKKTALQPLKNNNPTQNLVKNPLVKKVIIPKNTKINKPLVKKINPGNGLPVIKRDE; encoded by the coding sequence ATGAATTTTAGCGGAGAACCAAATAAGCCCAGAACATCTAATATTATTAGTTCTGTGAGTCGTAATACTACAAATAATTTAGGTCAGGGTAATTTAAATAACAAAAAAAGATTTAGTAAATGGAAAATAATTCTATTTGCTTTTTTAGCTATTTTGTTAGGGTTTGGAGCAATTGTTCTTTTAGATAAAGTTATAATGCCCTGGTATGTAAAGCTTGGAGCAGTTGCACAGGTTCCAAATGTACTTGGAATAAAATATGAAGAAGCTGAAGATAAACTAGTAAAATTAGGATTTGAAGTTAAAAAATCTGAACCTAGGTTTGATGCAAGATCTCCAGCTGGAACAGTTGTTATGCAATTACCTTATGCAGGTTCTCAAACAAAGCAAGGTAGAAGAATATATTTAACAGTCAGCCGTGGTGAGAATTTAGAATTTGTACCTAATTTAATTGGGTTGGAATTGAGGCAGGCTCGAATAAATCTAATTAGAGTTGGTATGGATGTTGGTGAAATTGTTTATGAATTTTGTGATACTATTGAACCTGGCAAAGTTTCAGGTCAATCTATGCAACCAACTGCTATGGCAAGACCAGGAACAAAGGTTGATATGATGATTTCTAGAGGCAAATCTGTAGCACAAACTATGATGCCTAGCCTAATTGGAGTTAACATTGATGATGCTCGAGCAAAGCTTGCAATTGCTGGACTTTCACTCGGAAAAATTTCTTATAAGGAAACTGAATCTTATGAGGCAAATTTAATTATTGCTCAATCTTTATCAGCATACACATCTGTTGCACAATATTCCTATGTGAATGTAACTGTTGCAGTAAAACCAGGTAGTTTGCTTAAAGACACTGCTAAAGTTAAGGAGTTGCTTGATGAAAATAAATCAATTAATCAAAGTGGATTTGGAAATAACAATAATAATTTATCAACTACTATTAATGTTGATAAAAAAATTCAATTAGGTAATACTTCTTTAAATAATAATGGTAAACTCAAAAATGTTAAAGACAAATTACCAGAGAGAATGGTGAAAGATTTATCTTCAATTACTAAACAAAAGAGTTCTAATTCAAAACCAATTACTCAAACAAAAGTTAGTAATGATAAAAGTAACAATGTCCCAAAAACTCCTTTAAATGCTAAGAATGTACATAATAGTACATCTTTTGTTAATAATAAAAATGTGGTTAAGACAACTAATGATTTGAAAACTAATGGGAGTTTATCTAATCAAAATGTTAATTCAAAAAAAACAGCATTACAGCCATTAAAAAATAACAACCCTACACAAAATCTAGTTAAAAACCCTTTAGTAAAAAAAGTAATTATACCCAAAAATACTAAAATAAATAAACCATTAGTTAAGAAAATCAATCCTGGAAATGGGTTACCAGTTATAAAAAGAGATGAGTAG
- a CDS encoding winged helix-turn-helix transcriptional regulator, with protein sequence MRIEDEIKQTKPFRSEEQKAGINLMFTSNWYLSKKKKFFEKYNITSQQYNVLRILKGVYPSVVSTCVIMDRMIDKYSDASRIVERLFTKKLIDKNVNLNDKRLVDVKINSIGILLIVTIEKDINQLDNFMSSLNQEELILLNKLLDKLRN encoded by the coding sequence ATGAGAATAGAAGATGAAATAAAACAAACAAAACCATTTAGATCTGAAGAACAAAAGGCTGGAATAAATCTTATGTTTACTTCAAATTGGTATTTATCAAAGAAAAAAAAATTTTTTGAAAAGTATAATATTACATCCCAACAATACAATGTATTAAGAATTTTAAAAGGTGTATATCCTAGTGTTGTTTCAACTTGTGTTATTATGGATAGAATGATTGATAAATATTCTGATGCATCAAGAATTGTTGAAAGATTATTTACTAAAAAATTGATTGATAAGAATGTAAATTTAAATGACAAAAGATTGGTTGATGTAAAAATTAATTCTATTGGAATTTTGTTAATTGTTACAATTGAAAAGGATATAAATCAACTAGATAATTTTATGAGTTCATTAAATCAAGAAGAACTCATTTTACTAAATAAACTCCTTGATAAACTTAGAAATTAG
- the sucB gene encoding 2-oxoglutarate dehydrogenase, E2 component, dihydrolipoamide succinyltransferase translates to MSLDIMMPKMGESVQEGTILRWLKKPGDTIERDEIIAEISTDKVDTEIPSPYAGVLSEILFEEGSTVLVGVVIAKMGDLNDKSVSPQPQLIHAPEQIKAPEQTIVEIKEQDVIIESPVDINDNSVKSEIRMPKMGESVQEGTILRWLKKIGDSIERDEIIAEISTDKVDTEIPSPLAGFLVEIVAQEGAVVPVNEVIAYISSSVKGTSNSTSVSNNPIANKIVNVENNQQVKIDNAITSNSVVTQSLPGVPIPRNSNGKFYSPLVRSIAEKENVSLNELDSIKGSGDKSRVTKSDLLNYLNSRSAISQDANLDSNKELKQTTAQVFSSQPKPTQSYTNATQPNPDVEIIQMDRMRQLIAEHMVRSKQTSPHVSGVAEADLTKIVHLREKHKIAFEKREGVKLTFTPFFIYAIAKALRNNPWINASVEGTNIILKKRVNLGMATALPDGNLIVPVIKDADRLSLSGVAHAVHNLANKARTKALTPDDISGGTFTLTNYGVFGMLHGAPIINQPQLAILGTGAVQKKAVVRQIEGNDMIVIRSMVYLSISHDHRVIDGMLGGKFLSDVVSILEGIDESVL, encoded by the coding sequence ATGTCTCTTGATATAATGATGCCTAAAATGGGCGAGTCTGTTCAGGAAGGAACTATTTTACGTTGGTTAAAGAAACCAGGTGATACTATAGAACGTGACGAAATAATTGCTGAAATTTCAACAGACAAAGTTGATACTGAAATTCCTTCTCCCTATGCTGGAGTATTATCTGAAATATTATTTGAAGAAGGATCAACTGTATTAGTTGGTGTTGTTATTGCTAAAATGGGAGATTTAAACGATAAGTCTGTAAGTCCTCAACCCCAGTTAATTCATGCACCTGAACAGATTAAAGCACCTGAGCAAACTATTGTAGAAATAAAAGAACAAGATGTTATAATTGAATCACCAGTAGATATAAATGATAACTCAGTTAAATCTGAGATTAGAATGCCAAAGATGGGTGAATCTGTTCAAGAAGGGACTATTTTAAGATGGTTAAAAAAGATAGGTGATTCAATAGAACGAGATGAAATAATTGCAGAGATTTCAACTGATAAAGTTGATACTGAAATCCCATCTCCATTAGCAGGTTTTTTGGTTGAAATTGTGGCTCAAGAAGGGGCTGTTGTTCCTGTGAATGAAGTTATTGCATACATTTCATCATCAGTAAAGGGTACTAGCAACTCAACTTCTGTTAGTAATAATCCAATTGCTAATAAAATTGTAAATGTTGAGAATAATCAACAAGTTAAAATTGATAATGCTATTACTTCTAATTCAGTAGTTACTCAATCATTGCCTGGAGTTCCAATCCCTAGAAATTCTAATGGTAAATTCTATTCACCACTTGTTCGTTCAATTGCAGAAAAAGAAAATGTATCTCTTAATGAATTAGACTCAATTAAAGGGAGTGGTGATAAAAGTAGGGTAACAAAATCTGACTTATTAAATTATTTAAATTCTAGGAGTGCAATTTCTCAAGATGCTAACCTGGACTCGAATAAAGAATTAAAACAAACAACTGCTCAAGTTTTTTCATCACAACCAAAGCCTACTCAATCGTATACTAATGCAACTCAGCCAAACCCAGATGTTGAAATTATCCAAATGGATAGAATGCGTCAGCTTATTGCAGAACATATGGTTCGTTCTAAACAAACTTCTCCACACGTATCGGGAGTTGCAGAGGCAGATTTAACTAAAATTGTACATTTAAGAGAAAAACATAAAATTGCATTTGAAAAAAGAGAAGGTGTAAAGTTAACTTTTACTCCATTTTTTATTTATGCTATTGCTAAAGCTTTAAGAAATAATCCATGGATAAATGCATCAGTTGAAGGAACTAATATTATCTTGAAAAAGAGAGTGAATCTTGGTATGGCAACAGCTTTACCAGATGGTAATCTAATAGTACCAGTAATAAAAGATGCAGATAGATTAAGCCTTTCAGGTGTTGCACATGCAGTTCATAACTTAGCTAACAAAGCCAGAACAAAGGCTTTGACACCAGATGATATTTCTGGTGGTACATTTACTTTAACTAATTATGGGGTTTTTGGAATGCTTCATGGAGCACCAATTATTAATCAACCTCAACTTGCTATATTAGGTACTGGTGCTGTTCAGAAAAAAGCAGTTGTTCGACAGATTGAAGGAAATGATATGATAGTTATAAGATCTATGGTTTACCTTTCTATTTCGCATGATCACAGAGTTATTGACGGAATGTTAGGTGGTAAATTTTTGTCTGATGTTGTTTCTATTTTAGAAGGAATTGATGAAAGTGTACTATAA
- a CDS encoding uroporphyrinogen decarboxylase, translating into MNDQNNSLLIRALKGEKVERPPVWMMRQAGRYLPEYRAIRSRTTFLELCKNPELASEVTIQPVDLVGVDAAIIFSDILVVPEAMGMNLVVEEGKGGPRFTEPIRTVDAIDNLQTSVTDKLDFVFNAISLTKKNLNGKVPLIGFAGAPLTLAAYMIEGAGSKNFDLFKTFIYNESSAAKKMFEKLTHELINYMIGQIKSGANMLQLFDTWAGLLPEEKYNEFGLEFASIVIKEVRRNYPDIPVLYFPKGLRSYDSITKSNASGFGIDWQIDINRAQKEIPIEYAIQGNLDPVLLLTNPDKIHEETKKMLSKIDDNRGYVANLGHGILPITPVENAKAFINAVKY; encoded by the coding sequence ATGAATGATCAAAACAATTCTTTGTTAATAAGAGCACTTAAAGGTGAAAAAGTAGAAAGACCGCCAGTATGGATGATGCGTCAAGCTGGCAGATACCTTCCAGAATACAGGGCAATAAGGAGTAGAACCACTTTTTTAGAACTTTGTAAAAATCCTGAACTTGCATCTGAAGTAACTATTCAACCAGTGGATTTGGTTGGGGTTGACGCGGCAATAATATTTAGTGATATATTAGTTGTTCCAGAAGCTATGGGAATGAATCTTGTAGTAGAAGAAGGTAAGGGAGGACCAAGATTCACTGAGCCAATAAGAACTGTGGATGCAATTGATAATTTACAAACATCAGTAACTGATAAATTGGATTTTGTTTTTAATGCAATATCACTTACTAAAAAAAATTTAAATGGAAAGGTTCCATTAATTGGGTTTGCTGGAGCTCCCCTTACTCTTGCAGCATATATGATTGAAGGTGCTGGTTCTAAAAATTTCGATTTATTTAAAACTTTTATTTATAATGAAAGTTCAGCTGCAAAAAAAATGTTTGAAAAATTAACTCATGAGCTAATCAATTATATGATTGGTCAAATCAAAAGTGGTGCTAATATGCTTCAGCTTTTTGATACTTGGGCTGGTTTATTACCTGAAGAAAAATATAATGAATTTGGTTTAGAATTTGCATCAATAGTAATAAAAGAAGTTCGCAGAAATTACCCTGATATTCCAGTATTGTATTTTCCAAAAGGGCTAAGAAGTTACGATTCAATAACTAAATCAAATGCAAGTGGTTTTGGTATTGATTGGCAAATTGATATCAATAGAGCTCAAAAAGAGATACCGATTGAATATGCAATTCAAGGGAATCTTGACCCAGTATTATTACTTACAAATCCTGATAAAATTCATGAAGAAACAAAAAAGATGTTAAGCAAAATAGATGATAATCGTGGATACGTTGCAAATCTTGGTCATGGCATATTACCAATTACACCTGTTGAAAACGCAAAAGCATTTATTAATGCTGTTAAGTATTAG
- a CDS encoding DUF937 domain-containing protein produces MSLFENVSQLLSGPALQLISSQLGADQGKTQSAIQGALPLIISALSKNSSTPEGANSLVNALDRDHDGSVVNDIAGFIGGVMEGTNAANGAGILQHLLGDKQQLAQQGVAQSSGLDMGQAAQLLTTLAPIVMSYLGQNKQQAGLDANNISGFLGDQQQQAQQSTPGILGTLSNLVDMNHDGSPIDDVLGFIGNFMKK; encoded by the coding sequence ATGTCATTATTTGAAAATGTATCACAGTTGTTGAGCGGACCTGCATTACAACTAATAAGTAGCCAGTTAGGAGCTGATCAAGGTAAAACACAAAGTGCAATTCAAGGAGCATTACCATTAATTATATCTGCTTTATCTAAGAATTCATCAACTCCAGAAGGAGCTAATTCATTAGTTAATGCTCTTGATCGAGATCATGATGGAAGCGTGGTAAATGATATTGCAGGTTTTATTGGGGGAGTTATGGAAGGAACAAATGCTGCAAATGGTGCTGGAATATTACAGCACTTATTAGGAGATAAACAACAGTTAGCTCAACAAGGAGTTGCTCAATCAAGTGGACTTGATATGGGTCAGGCTGCACAACTTTTAACAACATTAGCCCCAATAGTAATGAGTTACTTAGGTCAAAATAAACAACAAGCAGGTTTGGACGCAAATAACATATCAGGGTTTTTAGGAGATCAACAACAACAAGCTCAACAGTCCACACCAGGGATTTTAGGAACATTAAGTAATTTAGTTGATATGAATCATGATGGTAGTCCAATAGATGATGTACTTGGTTTCATTGGAAACTTTATGAAGAAATAA